Proteins found in one Plasmodium knowlesi strain H genome assembly, chromosome: 12 genomic segment:
- a CDS encoding heme detoxification protein, putative — protein MRTHLPKIRPKYKRMKKSHPPFLIIKRLYTRSGGLRKPQKVTNDPESINRKTYWCFEHKPIKRTMVNLIYSHNELKLFSRFLSHPNVGTSLIHELSLEGPYTGFLPSNEALKLISPESLAKLYEQGDKLMEFVLGHFTKDFWLYRDLYGSSYQPWLVFNEKREAPEKITNLVNKDLLVKITGEFKNCDHSIFLNGAKIIRPNMKCHNGVVHIVDRPIIQR, from the exons ATGCGCACACATCTCCCCAAAATTAGGCCCAAGTacaaaagaatgaaaaagagcCACCCCCCCTTCCTTATCATTAAAAGGTTATACACACGCAGTGGAGGATTGAGGAAACCACAAAAAGTGACGAACGATCCCGAAAGCATTAACAGAAAAACATACTGGTGCTTCGAACACAAACCTATTAAAAGGACGATGGTCAATTTGATATACTCCCACAATGAactgaaattattttcccgCTTTCTGAGTCATCCCAATG TCGGTACCTCCCTCATACACGAGCTATCCTTGGAAGGCCCCTATACGGGGTTCCTGCCTTCGAACGAGGCTCTGAAATTAATTAGCCCCGAAAGCTTAGCCAAATTATATGAACAAGGAGATAAATTGATGGAATTTGTTTTGGGGCACTTTACGAAGGACTTCTGGCTCTACAGAGATCTCTACGGATCTTCCTACCAGCCC TGGCTCGTATTTAACGAGAAAAGGGAAGCCCCTGAGAAAATCACCAACTTAGTTAACAAAGACCTACTTGTAAAAATAACAGGAGAGTTTAAAAATTGCGATCACTCCATTTTCCTTAATGGAGCGAAGATCATCAGACCAAATATGAAGTGCCACAACGGAGTGGTCCATATTGTAGACAGGCCGATTATACAGAGGTAG
- a CDS encoding AP2 domain transcription factor AP2-O4, putative, with product MNYVDENEIKYVKKQKKSSKCRKVWQKIIRKSLGCTKEEIRRSIANSRREKERVISILYGSVFQGNRYLPYAKKWRGNTLSEIINQDERNYENWKKLKTVDNSYFCQLAFGYVDQKDGSTFGRTDKQGKQSRCTPVGSGDGSGDGNVDNNGSSNSNGDVNGNHNYNKTNVTDMSNNNKSSITSNNNNNQANGPSNRSNMVTRGRAHHSEKSTAICEKDGMFEKLNYLEKRNYRNRSKVGNYYSLNGGTRSNYSSYSNQFASGRVNAHSADNYYSVGAHDSKARSTKGRNAVGRNGITRKNPSDNPSCEPQSEQNDAMIKYKYLPTGVFYSRVSRSFIANWIDHKTKKQIKVPYKIAEFGIEKGMILAILSRNLRINKLHNALKCYDSLTNEQKDEMLQVIKTTQKSEKLFHDLLKPGVGGMPRGGGPLSRKAPPDGIGTPTGMVAPNKVLPNGRNMSNGRGVTNGKVIPNGRGAANVPLHNGQSPKGVTGGLTHQVNVPMEQLGDQTDQLTGRPDQRNQPTEQMDQANNRPTKPTHQLDQLISPPDQLPSLSNNSPSKENEQKSKRISIRRTSVERKKVKPSYRNSENLPTGVYFYQGSYVANWWETQQKKQFKVPFKISEHGIIKAKNLAIISRIIRSSSVQQVNSILSQIEETENITDMNYSAIATLASKYIKENSEGGVIR from the coding sequence atgaattATGTTGACgaaaacgaaataaaatatgtgaagaaacagaagaaaagtaGCAAATGCCGCAAGGTATGGCAGAAAATAATTAGAAAAAGTCTTGGATgcacaaaggaagaaataagaaGGAGCATCGCAAACAGtaggagggaaaaggaaagggtcATTTCCATTCTTTACGGAAGCGTCTTCCAGGGGAATAGATATCTTCCGTAtgcgaaaaaatggagagggAACACTTTGAGCGAAATAATCAATCAGGACGAAAGAAATTATGAAAACtggaagaagttgaaaacCGTAGATAACAGTTACTTTTGTCAATTAGCCTTTGGATACGTTGACCAAAAAGATGGAAGTACTTTTGGGAGGACTGATAAACAGGGGAAACAAAGTAGGTGTACCCCTGTTGGTAGCGGTGATGGTAGTGGTGATGGTAACGTTGACAATAACGGTAGTAGTAACAGTAACGGCGATGTGAATGGAAACCACAACTATAACAAAACCAACGTTACAGACATgagcaacaacaacaaaagcAGCATAACTAGcaataacaacaacaaccaAGCAAATGGGCCCAGCAACCGAAGCAACATGGTGACTAGAGGAAGGGCGCACCATTCAGAGAAGAGCACAGCTATTTGCGAAAAAGATGGAATGTTCGAAAAATTGAATtatttagaaaaaagaaattatagaAATAGATCCAAAGTGGGAAACTATTACAGTCTCAATGGTGGTACCAGGAGCAACTACTCTTCCTACAGTAACCAGTTTGCAAGTGGCCGCGTTAATGCTCATTCTGCCGATAATTATTACAGTGTGGGAGCTCACGATAGCAAAGCCAGGAGTACCAAGGGGCGGAATGCAGTAGGGAGAAATGGAATCACGAGGAAGAACCCAAGTGATAACCCCTCCTGCGAACCTCAGTCGGAACAGAATGACGCAATGATTAAGTACAAATATCTACCCACCGGTGTTTTTTACAGTAGAGTTTCCCGATCCTTTATTGCCAACTGGATTGatcataaaacaaaaaaacaaattaaagtACCATACAAGATAGCCGAATTCGGGATTGAAAAGGGTATGATTTTAGCCATCCTTTCTAGAAATCTTCGTATTAATAAACTGCACAACGCCTTAAAATGCTACGACAGCTTAACGAACGAACAGAAGGACGAAATGCTCCAAGTTATTAAGACCAcgcaaaaaagtgaaaaactCTTTCACGATTTGCTGAAACCGGGTGTGGGGGGCATGCCACGGGGAGGAGGACCTCTAAGTAGGAAGGCCCCTCCAGACGGAATAGGAACTCCAACTGGGATGGTTGCACCCAATAAGGTGTTGCCCAACGGAAGAAACATGTCAAACGGAAGGGGCGTGACAAACGGAAAGGTCATACCCAACGGGAGAGGAGCTGCGAACGTTCCTCTTCACAATGGACAATCCCCAAAGGGCGTAACAGGCGGGTTAACCCACCAGGTTAACGTCCCAATGGAACAGCTAGGAGATCAGACGGATCAGTTAACCGGAAGACCGGACCAACGAAACCAACCAACTGAACAAATGGACCAAGCAAATAATCGGCCAACTAAACCAACTCACCAATTGGACCAACTAATCAGTCCTCCCGACCAACTCCCCTCACTGAGCAATAACTCTCCAAGCAAGGAGAACGAACAAAAATCGAAACGAATATCGATCAGAAGAACAAGTgtcgaaaggaaaaaagtaaaaccaTCCTATAGGAATTCAGAAAATTTACCCACTGGCGTGTATTTTTATCAAGGTTCCTATGTAGCCAATTGGTGGGAAACGCAACAGAAGAAACAATTCAAAGttccttttaaaatatcAGAGCATGGAATAATCAAAGCTAAAAATCTGGCCATCATTTCCAGAATCATCAGATCATCCTCTGTGCAACAAGTCAATTCCATTTTATCTCAAATTGAGGAAACGGAAAATATCACAGACATGAACTATAGTGCCATTGCTACATTAGCGAGTAAATATATTAAGGAAAATTCGGAAGGAGGAGTAATAAGATGA
- a CDS encoding glutathione peroxidase-like thioredoxin peroxidase, putative, with translation MKFFLFLALLFVLLILQRNHANMFSFFKKITVSKEELRPSIYDYHVKKLDGTTVPMSTYKNKVLLIVNSASKCGLTRKHVDQLNQLHDRLNEQGLEILAFPTSQFLNQEFPNTCDISSFNDKNKIKYNFFAPIEVNGENTHELFKFLKANCDSMHDKNGQLENIGWNFGKFLVNRSGNVVSYFSPRTYPLEIEKNITDLLEKKTKTELSVNQDGQIESSLSSTSSS, from the exons ATGAagttcttcttatttttagcGCTACTCTTTGTACTGCTAATTTTACAAAGAAACCATGCCAACATGTTTagcttcttcaaaaaaataactgTTTCGAAGGAGGAATTGCGTCCCTCCATTTATGACTATCATGTGAAGAAGCTGGATGGAACAACTGTGCCAATGTCTACATACAAAAACAAGGTCTTGCTGATTGTTAACTCGGCTTCCAAGTGTGGCTTAACGCGAAAGCATGTGGATCAGCTTAACCAGCTGCACGATCGATTGAACGAGCAGGGATTAGAG atttTGGCCTTCCCGACTAGCCAGTTCCTAAACCAAGAGTTCCCCAACACGTGCGACATTTCCTCatttaatgataaaaacaaaatcaAATATAACTTCTTCGCCCCTATTGAAGTCAATGGAGAAAACACTCATGAGCTGTTTAAATTTCTGAAGGCCAACTGCGACTCG ATGCACGACAAGAATGGACAACTAGAAAACATCGGCTGGAactttggaaaatttttagTTAATAGAAGCGGAAACGTAGTCAGCTATTTTTCCCCAAGAACATATCCCCTTGAAATTGAGAAGAACATAACTGATttactggaaaaaaaaacaaaaacagagTTAAGTGTAAATCAAGATGGACAAATAGAGTCCTCTTTATCCTCCACCTCGTCCTCGTGA
- a CDS encoding inner membrane complex protein, putative: protein MNLFRKSICSACNSCKCCCEKEGIKITERTYTYNELDVLCSKEEPITFPCIPTERIVLNSFDNPPLYYHQIDSEFYAKDILYDVPLISYAQGPYYEKMPDLKDNQKYQLPTISYVSDPVYLRRRQKCALSDITKSICCDSCECKCS from the exons ATGAACCTGTTCAGGAAGTCTATATGCTCAGCTTGTAATTCTTGCAAATGTTGTTGTG aaaaggaaggaataaaaatcaCCGAGAGAACTTACACGTACAACGAACTGGACGTACTTTGCAGTAAGGAGGAACCTATCACTTTCCCCTGTATACCAACGGAACGCATCGTATTAAATTCCTTCGATAATCCTCCTCTGTATTACCATCAGATAGATAGTGAGTTTTACGCAAAGGATATTTTGTACGACGTTCCCCTCATAAGTTACGCACAGGGTCCATATTACGAAAAAATGCCTGACTTAAAAGATAATCAGAAGTATCAATTGCCGACCATCAGTTATGTATCCGATCCGGTGTACCTTCGACGGAGGCAGAAGTGCGCCCTATCCGATATCACAAAATCAATTTGTTGTGACTCTTGCGAATGCAAGTGCAGCTAG
- a CDS encoding 40S ribosomal protein S5, putative, with amino-acid sequence MEGDRGGFSRGFGRGMRGARGGRGRGRGRGRGRGSAEDDLKNWVPVTKLGRLVKEGKIVSIEEIYLHSLPIKEYQIIDYFFQPGECSHPLKDDVVKIMPVQKQTRAGQRTRFKAFVAIGDGNGHCGLGVKCAKEVATAIRGAIIAAKLSLIPVRRGYWGNKIGDPHTVPMKVSGKCGSVRIRLVPAPRGTQIVGAPTTKKMLNFAGIKDCFSSSCGKTKTRGNFLRAIFNALSKTYGYLTPDLWKVTKFDKSPYEEWSDFLETYQNMKVQKQIP; translated from the exons ATGGAAG GAGATAGAGGTGGCTTTTCAAGAGGATTTGGAAGGGGCATGAGAGGCGCAAGAGGCGGCCGTGGCAGAGGacgaggaagaggaag aggAAGAGGTTCCGCAGAAGATGACTTGAAGAACTGGGTACCCGTAACAAAGTTGGGACGCCTGGtgaaggaaggcaaaatagTTTCCATCGAAGAAATTTATTTGCATTCCCTTCCCATTAAGGAGTATCAAATTATTGATTACTTCTTTCAACCTGGGGAATGTTCCCACCCCTTAAAGGATGATGTTGTGAAAATTATGCCTGTACAGAAACAAACACGTGCCGGACAGCGAACAAGGTTTAAGGCATTTGTGGCCATTGGTGATGGAAATGGACACTGtggtttaggagtaaaaTGCGCGAAAGAAGTTGCAACTGCCATTAGAGGTGCAATAATTGCAGCTAAATTGTCGTTAATTCCTGTGAGAAGAGGATACTGGGGAAACAAAATTGGTGATCCTCACACGGTACCAATGAAGGTATCAGGAAAATGTGGTAGTGTTCGTATTCGTTTGGTGCCAGCTCCAAGGGGTACACAGATCGTGGGTGCGCCAACGACGAAGAAGATGCTTAACTTTGCGGGCATTAAGGATTGCTTCTCCTCATCTTGTGGAAAGACCAAAACAAGGGGAAACTTTTTAAGG gCCATTTTCAATGCCTTGAGCAAAACATACGGCTACTTAACTCCAGACTTATGGAAGGTAACAAAATTTGACAAGTCTCCATATGAGGAATGGTCAGATTTCCTCGAGACCTACCAGAACATGAAGGTTCAGAAGCAGATCCCTTAA
- a CDS encoding glutaminyl-peptide cyclotransferase, putative, with translation MVVVVTIVVVLLIVASVLLILHFVNNSSSNDKFPFGIGVYTYDVVHKYSHIHDPAIGEQVNVGSNVIPINKVHAPFTQGLFFIDNDTLLESSGLYGASYIREFSLSSGKTKRFNNLKSNLFAEGLAIVIEPMTYRKFILTLTYKEKVILVFDYNTMELYHTFEHELDGYGLTSNIDLLQSVEDLKEENFARYQKLWTTTGDNYLYEIEIPYEFSKTKKLSISGKTPITCAGFAIYHVNELEYHVQAKTLYANVFLTKLILEIDISKGACLKIINLSGLVEKCDNYEGMKNRESVLNGIAIDPQNSKADLPNLLVTGKIWPNMFQIRLVKSISKLEATAALSEYFKSIGKKVP, from the exons ATGGTGGTGGTAGTGACAATAGTGGTGGTGTTGCTAATCGTAGCATCCGTGTTGTTAATCCTTCATTTCGTTAACAACTCAAGCTCAAATGATAAATTTCCCTTTGGAATTGGAGTGTACACATACGACGTGGTGCATAAGTATAGCCACATCCACGACCCTGCCATTGGCGAACAAGTAAATGTCGGATCAAATGTTATTCCAATCAATAAAGTACACGCGCCATTTACACaaggattattttttatagaTAATGACACACTGCTCGAATCCTCAGGATTATATGGAGCTAGTTACATCAGAGagttttctctttcttcggggaaaacaaaaaggtttaacaatttaaaaagtaaCCTCTTCGCAGAAGGTTTGGCAATTGTCATCGAGCCAATGACATACAGGAAATTTATCCTTACTCTAACATACAAGGAAAAAGTTATTCTCGTTTTTGATTATAACACTATGGAGCTGTATCACACATTCGAGCATGAGTTGGATGGGTATGGGCTGACGTCCAACATCGACCTCCTACAATCTGTTGAAGacttgaaggaagaaaacttTGCTCGTTATCAGAAGCTGTGGACAACTACTGGTGATAATTATTTGTACGAAATTGAAATTCCATACGAGTTTTCAAAAACTAAAAAACTGTCCATATCTGGAAAGACCCCAATTACTTGTGCAGGCTTTGCCATTTATCATGTGAATGAGTTGGAGTACCATGTGCAGGCCAAGACGCTTTATGCCAATGTGTTCCTCACCAAGTTGATCCTGGAGATTGACATTTCTAAAGGCGCGTGCCTCAAGATCATTAACTTGTCCGGCCTCGTCGAGAAGTGTGATAATTAC GAAGGTATGAAGAACAGGGAATCCGTGCTAAACGGAATAGCGATAGACCCGCAGAACAGCAAGGCAGACTTGCCGAATCTTCTCGTGACGGGCAAAATATGGCCCAACATGTTCCAAATCAGGTTGGTCAAAAGCATCAGCAAGTTGGAGGCCACCGCAGCGCTCAGCGAATACTTCAAGTCGATTGGGAAGAAGGTACCCTGA
- a CDS encoding ABC transporter B family member 2, putative produces the protein MDVSNYEYLRYLGIQNEIKRRKVQKKISIYHVVDLLILVLLFLGCYQFDVKQSYQNEKDMFYSFSKSLVDLFCLNVFRIFYTIGLVLFYARISVLKTLEKVDFFSRHFTGILIIVNTLKIINLEYNLINGVEPTDQYKSVFVGIVRGVIMLYSLCSSIYFYFAHIQLCTVKKRNILAKDELEKILVKELKCKKYQIFGAKGGSNLQETDASSMNNDSTPTDCKSMPYWNQPYSKLSDSDDVFKSTKKQKSWCKKKVAQMGNTFGEKNVKEALLKKKNYLPYKKIEGGSVSVNGGGSDGKNGTSSGSTLPPTSNTNSNISFLEDKLTYKEFSNILLPYLWPSRRVDQKGNSLILRTYVVMIFLLIVLSKVFSVVCPIYLGLASNEVLNKDMKKSLFYLIMYVSFFFISKFLKEICGILYSQVQQSAFIELQESIFQKFHNLSYEWFSTKNAGGIMRIVDRGTESANGLMNSLLMYIIPATIEGIVTCIIFVIKYKNSLLGSVLYMGLTLYIYATIKITQWRKKIRNKANKMDNVYHDIAHDSLSNYENVKYFSNENYEIKRFCSALSNYNRYNLKILNSLGVLNSIQQFILNGTLFFTLFCAIRMIVNDGADSGTFISVIVYTSNVFAPLSILGTLYANIVKSFTDISDLTDILREKVDMAEDSDLEAFTLTSHEKKFGVSIQFVDVNFHYPSQPMHMALKDVNIYIQPGTTCAIVGHTGSGKTTISKLLYRFYDAEGEIKIGGRNVTEYTRNSVRNIIGIVPQDTILFNETIRYNVLYGKLDATEEQLVEAVKSAQLYDFIMSLPKKWDTLVGDKGVKLSGGERQRIAIARCLLKDPKIVIFDEATSSLDSKTEYLFQKAVEDLRKNRTLIIIAHRLSTISSAELIVLLNKGRIVERGTHQHLLKLNGEYTEMWNMQSRSNDLFTDDNFSNDDNRSDPAFTGQRAAGNTERGSGRAGRASSARSAFSGSGEQEDNYRSRKKGNEHLDMKSIIKEAARGAILASRASRTDRTSKTKGSKASSRCSFSNTARSVASAGGSDVNRVASMNNMSGIANIRDSTNDRSIFSPINENVNNVHASVNENYSSIYETKKDNMASIFRGSEASNDTVHSSCGDDSMKSGSVQGGSVRGGSVPNGSVRGGSVQSGRRSDRGSAHSGRQSDTASSIKVNDTEHLRNELDSMRSSNGHIDVASVSVGEVNAEQVSVGTVSGGNGAVDGGEHMAMESVTSEHITVDRGDHNGAPDNSAYSRLHSGNSQVDNDPSLNCYNSSSTNNDLDVRGEENNINNDSNTFSGSGSNDNNISTNDLDNQDYNNGFHVEYQVDVNGPANMHNEGSTYDRAVANEQVNMDVIDSTAVDESTTNNAAITTNDPPVSYDYNTTAVDYDYSCDNGVDNDDY, from the coding sequence ATGGACGTTTCGAATTACGAATACTTACGGTATCTGGGGATACAAAACGAAATCAAGAGAAGAAAGGTGCAAAAGAAAATCAGCATATATCATGTAGTCGACCTTTTGATCCTGGTCTTGCTGTTCTTGGGGTGCTACCAATTTGATGTCAAGCAAAGTTACCAAAACGAGAAGGATATGTTTTACAGTTTTTCCAAATCATTGGTGGATTTATTCTGCCTAAATGTGTTCAGAATATTTTATACCATAGGATTGGTTTTGTTTTATGCAAGAATAAGTGTTTTGAAGACCTTGGAGAAGGTGGATTTCTTTTCGAGACACTTCACAGGAATATTGATCATCGTAAATACCCTGAAGATAATAAATTTAGAATATAACCTGATCAATGGGGTAGAACCAACAGATCAGTACAAGTCCGTTTTTGTGGGCATCGTCAGGGGAGTTATTATGTTGTACAGCTTGTGTTcctccatttatttttattttgcgcaTATTCAGCTGTGCACcgtgaaaaagagaaatatcCTTGCGAAGGATGAGTTGGAGAAAATACTTGTGAAAGAGTTGAAATGTAAAAAGTACCAAATTTTTGGTGCAAAGGGAGGAAGTAATTTGCAGGAGACGGACGCAAGTTCGATGAATAATGATTCTACTCCGACTGACTGTAAAAGTATGCCCTATTGGAACCAGCCGTACAGTAAACTGAGCGATTCAGACGATGTGTTCAAAAGCACAAAGAAGCAGAAGAGCTGGTGCAAGAAGAAAGTTGCGCAGATGGGCAACACATTCGGTGAAAAGAACGTAAAGGAGGCCCttctgaagaaaaagaactaCCTCCCCTATAAGAAGatagaaggaggaagtgttAGTGTTAACGGTGGAGGTAGTGATGGGAAGAATGGCACTTCCTCTGGATCCACGTTGCCACCCACCTCTAACACCAATTCGAACATAAGCTTCTTGGAGGACAAGCTGACGTACAAAGAATTTAGCAACATTCTTCTACCCTACTTGTGGCCCAGCAGGAGAGTAGACCAAAAGGGGAACAGCCTAATTCTCCGCACATATGTTGttatgatatttttgctcATTGTCCTTTCGAAAGTGTTTAGTGTAGTGTGTCCAATATACCTAGGATTGGCTTCGAACGAAGTGTTGAACAAGGACATGAAGAAATCCCTGTTCTACCTCATTATGTACGTtagttttttcttcatttcaaaatttttaaaagagaTATGTGGGATTTTATATTCACAAGTACAGCAGTCAGCTTTTATTGAATTACAGGAATCCATTTTCCAGAAATTTCACAACTTATCCTATGAGTGGTTTTCAACGAAGAATGCAGGTGGGATCATGCGCATTGTGGACCGAGGAACTGAAAGTGCCAACGGCTTGATGAACTCATTGTTGATGTATATTATACCAGCCACTATTGAAGGAATTGTTACTtgtattatttttgttattaaatataaaaatagcCTTCTAGGAAGTGTACTGTATATGGGTCTTactctatacatatatgccaCCATAAAAATAACGCAGTGGAGAAAGAAGATAAGGAACAAAGCGAATAAGATGGATAACGTCTACCATGACATTGCTCATGATTCTTTAAGTAATtacgaaaatgtaaaatatttcagcAATGAGAATTACGAAATTAAAAGGTTTTGTAGTGCATTGTCTAATTATAATagatataatttaaaaatctTGAACAGTTTGGGTGTACTTAATAGTATACAGCAGTTCATATTAAATGgtactttatttttcacaCTGTTTTGTGCTATTCGTATGATTGTAAATGACGGAGCGGACAGTGGCACTTTCATCAGTGTGATAGTGTACACGTCTAATGTGTTTGCACCGTTAAGCATACTAGGAACGCTCTATGCAAATATAGTAAAATCCTTTACCGATATAAGTGATTTGACGGATATTCTGAGAGAAAAAGTAGATATGGCAGAGGATTCTGACCTGGAAGCATTCACCCTCACATCACATGAGAAGAAATTTGGGGTCAGCATTCAATTTGTAGATGTCAATTTTCACTACCCATCACAACCAATGCATATGGCCCTCAAGGATgttaacatatatatacaaccGGGCACTACCTGCGCTATTGTTGGCCACACTGGCTCTGGAAAAACAACCATTTCGAAACTCCTGTACCGATTCTACGatgcagaaggagaaataaaaattggaggaaggaatgtgACAGAGTATACAAGGAATTCAGTTAGAAATATCATCGGAATAGTTCCTCAAGACACCATCCTTTTTAACGAAACAATTCGTTACAACGTACTTTATGGTAAGCTAGACGCAACAGAAGAGCAATTAGTGGAGGCTGTAAAATCCGCTCAGTTGTACGATTTTATTATGTCTCTgccaaaaaaatgggatacTCTTGTTGGAGACAAAGGGGTGAAACTATCCGGAGGAGAGAGACAAAGGATCGCCATTGCCAGGTGTCTACTGAAAGATCCGaaaattgttatttttgATGAGGCAACTAGCTCATTGGACTCAAAAACGGAATACTTGTTCCAAAAGGCAGTGGAGgatttaagaaaaaacagaaccCTAATTATAATTGCACATAGACTTAGTACCATTTCGTCAGCAGAGTTAATAGTGTTGTTAAATAAAGGAAGGATTGTGGAAAGAGGAACCCATCAGCATTTGCTCAAATTGAATGGGGAATACACGGAGATGTGGAATATGCAATCTAGATCGAATGACCTTTTTACGgatgataatttttcaaatgacgATAATAGGAGCGATCCTGCGTTCACCGGGCAGAGGGCAGCAGGCAACACTGAGCGCGGGTCCGGTCGTGCTGGCAGAGCTAGCAGTGCAAGAAGTGCCTTCTCTGGTAGTGGGGAACAGGAGGACAACTACCGTAGCCGCAAGAAGGGGAATGAACATCTTGACATGAAGAGTATCATAAAGGAAGCTGCGAGGGGTGCCATCTTGGCCAGTCGTGCTAGCCGTACCGACCGTACCAGCAAGACGAAAGGTAGTAAAGCCAGCAGCAGATGCAGCTTCAGCAATACGGCCAGGAGTGTGGCCAGTGCAGGAGGTAGCGATGTCAACAGAGTCGCCAGCATGAACAACATGAGTGGTATCGCCAATATAAGGGACTCGACCAACGACAGAAGCATCTTCAGCCCAATCAATGAAAACGTTAACAACGTACACGCGAGCGTCAATGAAAACTATAGCTCCATATACGAGACCAAGAAGGACAATATGGCCAGCATTTTCAGGGGTAGTGAAGCCAGCAATGACACTGTGCATAGCAGCTGTGGCGACGACAGCATGAAGAGTGGAAGTGTGCAAGGTGGGAGCGTTCGAGGGGGAAGTGTTCCAAATGGAAGCGTCCGGGGTGGAAGCGTGCAGAGTGGAAGGAGAAGTGACCGTGGGAGCGCGCACAGCGGTAGGCAAAGTGATACCGCCTCCAGCATCAAGGTGAACGACACCGAGCACTTGAGGAACGAATTGGACAGCATGCGAAGCAGTAACGGGCATATCGATGTGGCCAGCGTCAGTGTCGGCGAGGTGAACGCAGAACAGGTTAGCGTGGGCACCGTCAGCGGGGGGAACGGTGCAGTAGATGGTGGGGAACACATGGCCATGGAATCAGTAACCAGCGAGCATATTACGGTTGACAGGGGCGATCATAATGGTGCGCCCGACAACAGTGCATATAGCAGATTGCATAGCGGCAACAGTCAAGTGGATAACGACCCCAGCCTTAACTGCTACAATAGTAGCAGCACGAACAACGACCTTGACGTACGTGGAGAGGAAAACAATATTAACAATGACTCGAACACCTTCAGTGGCAGTGGAAGCAATGATAACAACATCAGCACGAACGATCTGGACAACCAAGACTACAACAATGGCTTCCACGTCGAGTACCAAGTGGACGTAAATGGTCCAGCCAACATGCACAATGAAGGAAGCACGTACGACAGGGCAGTTGCGAATGAACAGGTGAACATGGACGTAATTGACTCGACAGCTGTGGACGAGTCGACGACTAACAACGCCGCGATTACTACTAACGACCCCCCCGTCAGTTACGATTACAATACCACCGCGGTGGACTATGACTATAGTTGCGATAACGGAGTTGACAACGATGATTATTGA
- a CDS encoding ribosomal protein S14, mitochondrial, putative gives MAARNPGPYLNQVPLGFPSYNRKVFRDILARRAFMESEVNTRVYKNVFDNLGFKGQIRVNNKVGVNRIRMRCIQGGYSRGIYKFTRMAKMAFFQTAREGWLKKYGYRPDLFR, from the exons ATGGCAGCAAGAAATCCGGGACCATATCTGAACCAAGTGCCACTGGGTTTCCCCAGTTACAACAGGAAAGTGTTTAGAGATATTTTGGCGAGGCGTGCCTTTATGGAGTCTGAAGTCAACACACGGGTTTACAAAAACGTATTTGACAACCTGGGGTTTAAGGGACAAATAAGAGTCAACAACAAG GTCGGTGTTAACCGGATACGCATGAGGTGTATACAAGGCGGGTACTCTAGAGGTATTTACAAGTTCACGAGGATGGCGAAAATGGCTTTCTTTCAAACGGCAAGAGAAGGTTGGTTAAAGAAGTATGGTTACCgacctgacctgttcaggtaa